The sequence ATCGTTTACAATGAAGAAGAGTTAAAACGTTATTTGCGTGATGCAGTACAAGCATCAAATGAAGCTCCTGTATTATTAGACCGTTTCTTAGATGATGCAATTGAAGTTGATGTAGATTGTGTATCTGATGGTAAAGATGTAGTCATTGGTGGTATTATGCAACACATTGAACAGGCAGGTGTACACTCTGGCGATTCTGCATGTTCAATTCCGCCTTATTCATTATCCAAAGACATTCAAGATGAAATGCGTCGTCAAACAGTAGCGATGGCAAAAGAACTTGGTGTGGTTGGTTTAATGAATGTACAATTTGCTGTGAAAGATAATGATGTTTATATCTTAGAAGTGAATCCACGTGCGAGCCGTACTGTACCATTTGTTTCAAAATGTATTGGTGTGTCTTTGGCGAAAATAGCTGCTCGCTGTATGGCAGGTCAATCATTAGAATCGCAAGGTTTTACGCAAGAGATTATTCCAGAACATTTCTCGGTAAAAGAAGCAGTATTCCCATTTGCTAAATTCCCGGGTGTTGATCCAGTTTTAGGGCCTGAAATGAAATCAACAGGTGAAGTAATGGGCGTAGGGCGTACTTTTGGTGAGGCGTATCATAAAGCGGTATTGGGTTCAAATGACCGTTTACCTGAATTACCTAAAGAGGGTGAAGTAAAAACTATTTTCTTCTCAGTACGTGATAGTGATAAACCACAAGCAGTGAAAATTGCGAAGACATTTGCTGATTTTGGTTTTAAATTGGTGGCTACGGGTGGCACATATCAAGCGATTATTGATGCAGGTGTGCCATGTGAGCGTGTCAATAAAGTACCTGAAGGTCGTCCAAATATTGTGGATATGATTAAAAATGGAGAAATTCATTTTATTGTTAATACAACAGAAGGCAAGCAAGCACATCAGGATTCTTTCCCAATTCGCCGTTCAGCGTTGCAAGGAAAAGTGTATTACTCAACTACACTGAATGGTGCTGATGCTGTATGTCAAGCATTAGAGAATAATGTTGAACTTGATGTTTATCGTTTGCAAGATTTGTAATTTTGTAGACTAAAAAAGAATAATCACCATTGGGAAAAAACTGATGGTGGTTATTTTTTATTAATGAAAAATAAAATTAGGACTATCATTTGTATCATAGCCCTAATTAATCTATCAGATTAACAATGATTAATAACGTTCAACCATTTTTTCTAATGAAATTGGACGAATTTTTGAAGCATGACCTGCAGTGCCAAAAGCGGTATAACGGTCGATGCAGATTTGTTTCATTGCATCAACAGTTTTTGCCAAGTATTTGCGTGGGTCAAATTCTGCTGGATTTTCAATTAAGAATTTACGGATTGCACCTGTTGAAGCTAAACGTAAATCGGTATCGATATTAATTTTACGCACGCCGTGTTTAATTGCTTCAACCAATTGTTCTACAGGTACACCATAGGTTTCACCAATTTGACCACCATGTTCATTGATGATTTGTAACCATTCTTGTGGTACAGATGAAGAACCGTGCATGACCAAGTGAGTATTTGGTAAGGCAGCATGAATTTCTTTAATACGGTCTATTGATAAAATATCGCCTGTAGGTGGGCGTGTAAATTTATATGCACCGTGTGAAGTACCTACAGCAATGGCTAAAGCATCAACATTGGTATCGGCAACAAATTGAGTTGCTTCTTCTACAGAAGTCAATAATTGTGAATGATCAAGTACACCCTCAGCACCTACACCATCTTCTTCGCCTGCTAAGCCTGTTTCTAAGCTACCTAAACAACCGATTTCACCTTCTACAGAAACACCACACGCATGAGCCATTGCGACTACTTGACGAGTTACATCAACGTTATATTCATAAGTAGTAGGTGTTTTACCATCAGTACCTAATGAACCGTCCATCATGACTGAACTAAAACCAAGTTGGATTGAACGTTGGCAAACTGCTGGACTTGTGCCATGATCTTGGTGCATGACCACAGGAATGTGTGGAAATTCTTCAACCGCAGCTAAAATAAGATGGCGTAAGAAAGGTGCTCCTGCATATTTTCTTGCACCTGCTGATGCTTGTACAATTACAGGAGAATTAGTTTCATCTGCTGCCATCATAATTGCACGCATTTGTTCTAAGTTATTAACGTTAAATGCAGGTACGCCATAGCTATGTTCAGCAGCATGGTCAAGTAACTGACGTAAAGAAATAAGAGCCATGTTTTATCCTCAGATTAGATTGACTATATTTTAACGTGAAATAAGATTTTATTCAGCATATTTTGCAATAAAATGCACTATTTTCATTCAAAAATGATAGAAAATAGTGCTTATTATCATCGTTAAAATTATGCTTTTTCTAATAATACCGCAACAGCAGGTAAAGTTTTGCCTTCTACAAATTCTAAAAATGCACCGCCACCTGTTGAAATATAGCCAATTTTATCAGCAACTTGATATTTATCAATTGCTGCTAAAGTATCGCCACCACCTGCAATTGAGAAAGCAGAACTTTCAGCAATCGCTAACGATAATGCTTTTGTACCCTCGCCAAAAGTATCTACTTCAAACACACCAACTGGACCATTCCATAAAATTGTCTTAGATTGTTTTAAAATGTCAGCAAAAGTTTGAGCGGTTTGTGGACCCACATCTAAAATCATATCATTATCGGCAACATCAGCCACATTTTTAATTGTTGCTTTCGCATTTGCTAATGAACCTAAGAAATCTTCAAAATTGATTTCACTTGCATCAGCAACGACAACATCGGTTGGTAAAGGTACGTTTACTTTTTGTGCGATGGTTTTTGCAGTTTCTACTAAATCTGCTTCATAAAGTGATTTACCGACATTGTAACCTGCTGCTGCTAAGAATGTATTCGCAATACCACCACCAACAATGAGTTGGTCGCAAATGCTAGAAAGTGAATTTAATACATCTAATTTAGTTGATACTTTTGAACCTGCAACAATCGCTACCATTGGTTTTTCAGGGGTTTGCATAGCACGGCCTAAAGCGTCAAGTTCAGCAGCTAATAAAGGCCCTGCACAAGCCACTTGAGCCAAGCGAGCAACGCCTTCTGTTGAAGCTTCGGCACGGTGTGCTGTACCAAATGCGTCCATCACAAATACATCACACAAATCAGCATATTTTTGAGCTAATTCTGTATTATTTTTCTTTTCGCCATGATTAAAGCGAACATTTTCCAGTAATACCACTTCACCAGCTTGTACATCAACACCATTTAAATAATCTTTTTCTAGGCGTACCGTTTGACCTAAAGCGTCACTTAAATATTGAGCTACAGGAGCAAGAGATTGTTCATCTTTTGGTTCACCTTCTACAGGACGACCTAAGTGTGAACAGACAATTACACCAGCACCTTGAGCTAATGCTTGTTGAATGGTTGGTAAAGAAGCACGCAAACGAGCATCACTTGTAATGACACCATTTTTAACAGGCACATTTAAATCTTCACGGATAAGTACACGTTTACCAGCTAGGTCTAAATCAGTCATGCGTTTAAAATTCATGATATTTCTCACTCAAGGTAGGGTTAAAATTAGTGATAAATTATACTGATATTTGCTTAATATTTATATTTATATTAAAAAAATAAATAGTATCATTTTTTATTTAAATGTTTGATTGTTTTTTATTTGTGTTTATCATGATGTTATGATTTATATTCGATAACATGTTATGATATATTAAAGTAAATCATTTTTGAGATTCGATATGTTTGGCTTACAAGTTGATACGCAGTGGTGTTTAGAACAATTATTACAAG comes from Moraxella sp. ZY210820 and encodes:
- the fba gene encoding class II fructose-bisphosphate aldolase (catalyzes the reversible aldol condensation of dihydroxyacetonephosphate and glyceraldehyde 3-phosphate in the Calvin cycle, glycolysis, and/or gluconeogenesis) is translated as MALISLRQLLDHAAEHSYGVPAFNVNNLEQMRAIMMAADETNSPVIVQASAGARKYAGAPFLRHLILAAVEEFPHIPVVMHQDHGTSPAVCQRSIQLGFSSVMMDGSLGTDGKTPTTYEYNVDVTRQVVAMAHACGVSVEGEIGCLGSLETGLAGEEDGVGAEGVLDHSQLLTSVEEATQFVADTNVDALAIAVGTSHGAYKFTRPPTGDILSIDRIKEIHAALPNTHLVMHGSSSVPQEWLQIINEHGGQIGETYGVPVEQLVEAIKHGVRKINIDTDLRLASTGAIRKFLIENPAEFDPRKYLAKTVDAMKQICIDRYTAFGTAGHASKIRPISLEKMVERY
- a CDS encoding phosphoglycerate kinase, translated to MNFKRMTDLDLAGKRVLIREDLNVPVKNGVITSDARLRASLPTIQQALAQGAGVIVCSHLGRPVEGEPKDEQSLAPVAQYLSDALGQTVRLEKDYLNGVDVQAGEVVLLENVRFNHGEKKNNTELAQKYADLCDVFVMDAFGTAHRAEASTEGVARLAQVACAGPLLAAELDALGRAMQTPEKPMVAIVAGSKVSTKLDVLNSLSSICDQLIVGGGIANTFLAAAGYNVGKSLYEADLVETAKTIAQKVNVPLPTDVVVADASEINFEDFLGSLANAKATIKNVADVADNDMILDVGPQTAQTFADILKQSKTILWNGPVGVFEVDTFGEGTKALSLAIAESSAFSIAGGGDTLAAIDKYQVADKIGYISTGGGAFLEFVEGKTLPAVAVLLEKA